One genomic segment of Microbacterium sp. ProA8 includes these proteins:
- a CDS encoding replication-associated recombination protein A, with protein MRPTSLDEVAGQSHLLRAGSPLVTLANPDAAARAATSVILWGPPGTGKTTLAQAIARSSGRRFVELSAVTAGVKDVREVMQEALTQRDLYGQSTILFLDEIHRFTKAQQDALLPGVENGWVVLIAATTENPSFSIISPLLSRSLLLTLKPLTDDDLRMLLDRAVADPRGLAGAVALGDEARDALVRLASGDARRALTALEAAASLAVPEEDESDEDRDDDEDAADGVPEISADHVAQAVDRALLRYDRQGDEHYDVISAFIKSIRGSDVDAAIHYLARMIEAGEDPRFIARRLIISAAEDIGLADPHALPMAVAAAEAVQFIGMPEGRIPLAEATAYLATTAKSNAAYLAINSAIADVRAGGFGRVPVHLRDAHYPGAKRLGHGKGYVYPHDAEIGIAAQQYLPDELQGRRYYEPKALGAERDVQARLEKIRRILDGER; from the coding sequence ATGCGTCCCACGTCGCTCGACGAGGTCGCGGGGCAGTCGCACCTGCTCCGGGCAGGCTCGCCTCTCGTGACGCTCGCGAATCCGGATGCCGCGGCCCGCGCCGCGACCTCGGTGATCCTGTGGGGCCCGCCCGGCACCGGCAAGACCACGCTCGCGCAGGCCATCGCCCGTTCGTCGGGCCGGCGCTTCGTCGAACTGTCGGCGGTCACGGCCGGGGTGAAGGACGTACGCGAGGTCATGCAGGAGGCGCTCACCCAGCGCGACCTGTACGGACAGTCCACGATCCTGTTCCTCGACGAGATCCACCGGTTCACGAAGGCCCAGCAGGACGCGCTGCTGCCGGGCGTCGAGAACGGCTGGGTGGTCCTCATCGCGGCGACCACCGAGAACCCGTCGTTCTCGATCATCTCGCCGCTGCTGTCGCGCTCGCTGCTGCTCACCCTGAAGCCGCTGACCGACGATGACCTCCGCATGCTCCTCGACCGTGCGGTCGCGGATCCCCGCGGGCTCGCCGGAGCGGTCGCGCTCGGCGACGAAGCCCGCGACGCGCTGGTGCGCCTGGCCTCGGGCGACGCACGGCGGGCGCTGACGGCGCTCGAAGCGGCGGCGTCGCTGGCGGTGCCGGAGGAGGACGAGAGCGACGAAGACCGGGACGACGACGAGGATGCCGCCGACGGCGTCCCCGAGATCTCCGCCGACCACGTCGCGCAGGCTGTCGACCGCGCGCTGCTGCGCTACGACCGCCAGGGCGACGAGCACTACGACGTGATCAGCGCCTTCATCAAGTCGATCCGCGGCTCGGACGTCGACGCCGCGATCCACTATCTGGCGCGGATGATCGAGGCAGGGGAGGACCCCCGCTTCATCGCGCGCCGCCTGATCATCTCGGCCGCAGAGGACATCGGGCTCGCCGACCCGCATGCGCTGCCGATGGCGGTGGCCGCCGCCGAGGCGGTGCAGTTCATCGGCATGCCCGAGGGCCGCATCCCGCTGGCGGAGGCGACGGCCTATCTCGCGACGACGGCCAAGTCCAACGCCGCCTACCTCGCGATCAACTCCGCGATCGCCGACGTGCGCGCCGGCGGCTTCGGCCGCGTACCCGTGCACCTCCGCGATGCGCACTACCCGGGAGCGAAGCGCCTCGGCCACGGCAAGGGCTACGTCTACCCGCACGATGCCGAGATCGGCATCGCCGCGCAGCAGTACCTGCCCGACGAGCTTCAGGGGCGCCGGTACTACGAGCCGAAAGCACTCGGGGCGGAGCGCGATGTGCAGGCCCGCCTCGAGAAGATCCGGCGCATCCTCGACGGCGAACGCTGA